CCTCGACGGCTCGACTTCGAACCCCGGCTTCGAACGCTTCTACGTCGATCATCTGCGCAAGCTCGAGCTCGTTCGCGGCCGCACGCGCTATGTCAGCAAAGCGATCATGTGCGTCGTGCGCATGCAGTACTTGCGCCGTCTCTTTCCCGACGCGCGCTTCCTGCTTTACGTGCGCAACCCGATCGATCACATTGCGTCGATGATCAAGCAGGATCGAATCTGGGCCGAGCTCGAGCGTGACGACCCGCGTCAGATCGAGATCATCGAGCTGACCGGCCATCACGAGTTCGGCCCGCATCAGGTTATGGCCAACGTCGGCAGCCCCGAGGTGCTGCACGAGATCCGCCGGCTCTTCGACGCGGGGCAGGTCGTCCAGTCGCGCGCTCGTTACTGGGCGTACGTCTACGGATTCATCGCGAGGCAGATCGCCGACGACCCGCAGCTCAAGGGGCGCGTCTGCGTCGTGCGCTACGAAGACCTTTGCTCGGACTCGCTGGCGACGATCGACCGTATCCTCGCGCACACGGGGCTCGCCCCGGAAGGCTTTGCCGCGACGCGCGAAGCGTACGGCAAGAAGCTCTCTTTCCCCGACTACTACAAGCCGGTCTTCAGCGCCGGGGAGCTCGCCGACATCACGGCGGTTACGAGTCCGGTCGCCGAGTCGTTCGGCTACGACGTCGGTTCGATCGCACAGCGAGCGAGCGCCGCCGCGGCGCCGTGAGCCTCACGCGCCGGGCCGTCGCAATTGCGGCCGGCGCGGCGCTTGCCTCCTGCTCGCGCGGCGCTGCGCCGCCCGCCGGTTTTGCGGCGCTGCCCGCGGCCGAATATCGCGCAGCCGCAACGCCGATCGAGCACATCGTCGTGGTGGTTCAAGAGAATCGGACCTTCAACGATCTCTTCGCAACCTTCCCCGGAACGGCCGGCACGACGATCGGAAGAGAGTTCCTCGATGGTGCGACGCGCCAAATCGCACTCGCCAAGGTGCATCTCGAATCTCCGAACACGCTGCGCCATACCTATCCCGCCTATAAGACGGCGTATCGCGACGGTAATATGGACGGCTTCAATCACATCATTTATCAGTCGACCGGTAAGCCGGAAGGCAGCGCACCCTATCAGTACGTCGACCCGAGCGATATCGCTCCGTACTGGGACATTGCGAAGGACTACGCGATCGCAGACCGCTTTTTCCAAACGCAAGGCAGCGGCAGCTTTACCGCGCACCAAGATCTGATTCGCGGCGACACGCAGATCAGCGCTACGGAGAGCCTCATCGACGATCCCACGCTTTCCCCTTGGGGCTGCCCGGCCGAAAAGACCAGCAAAACCTCCCTCATCACGACCGCGCTCAAGTACGAGAAAAACAAAGGGCCGTTCCCGTGCACCTCGAGTTTCCCCGATGGTGGAAAGAACTACGCGACGCTCGCGGATCTGCTCGACGCGAAGGGCGTCTCGTGGAAATATTACACGCCGGCCTGGCGAGGCGAGACTGGATCGCACTGGAACGCGTTTCTCGCAATCTCGTCGGTTTACGGCAACTCCAAAGAGTGGAACGCGCACATATCGCAGCCGGAGAAAAACATCTTGGGCGACATCGATCGCGGCGCGCTGCCGTCGATGTCGTGGGTGATCCCCGACGGGATCAACTCCGACCACTCCGGATATCCGTCCGATACTGGGCCTTCGTGGGTCGCAAGCGTCGTCAACGCTATCGGCCGCAGCAAGTACTGGAAGTCGACCGCCGTCGTCATCCTCTGGGACGACTGGGGAGGCCTCTACGACGAGGTCGAGCCGCCGACGGTCGACCGCCAAGGCGGGCGCGGCTTCCGCGTTCCGCTGCTCGTCGTCTCACCCTACGTCGCGCGAAATAAGATCTCGCACACCACCTACGAGTTCGGCAGCGTCGTGAGGTTCATCGAAGACACGTGGAGTTTAGGGCGGCTCGGAACGACCGACCAGAGCTCGGCGAGCATCGCCGGGATCTTCGACTTCCATCAGACGCCGCGGCCCTTTATCGCGATTCCGTCAAGGCGCAGCCGAGCGTACTTCCTCAAACAACCGCCATCCGGCTTACCCGTCGACGACGAATAGCGGCGTTACTGTTCGTCGGGAATTCGCGGGTCGGCCGGCTGTCTCAGGAAAAATTCGGCGTCCTGCGGAGCCTTGATGGGAACGAAGCTCCGTGGTTTCTGCGCAAAATTGAGACAATCTCCCGCAGGCGAGAGGGCGCGCGCATCGGCAGCGGACAGCTGGGGCAAGTTGAAAAGATCCTCGGCAAAACGAAGCACGCTCGCCGTTTCGTACTGCTTGTGCGAAATGTAGTTCTTCTTAGCGTACGGAGAGATCACGATCAGCGGCACGCGGAAGCCTAAACTGTCGTAGCCTCGAAACGGCGGCGGCACGTGCTCGTAGAGCCCTCCCCAATCATCCCACTGCACGAAAACGACCGTCGAGTCCCAAAACTTGCTCTTGCCCACGGCGTTGACCAGCGACGTCACCCACGAGGGACCCATCCCGCCGCCGCACGAGAGATGGTCCGAGTCTTCGCACAGCGGCGTAATCCAGGTAAAGCTCGCCAAGTGCCCCGCCTTGATGTCGGTCAGAAACCGCTTCTGCGGCGTGATCACGTCTTTCTTCCAGTCCGGTCCGTTAAAGATATGTTTGACGGCCTGATATCCGGACCAGAAACCACCCAACGGCTCGCTGTACGCACTCGTATAGAAGCGCCAGCTCAGGCCGGCGTCGTCAAGCTCGTCGCCTAGGGTCTTGTAGTCGAAGCAGGGGCGCTGATCGCCGTCATACTGGCGCTGATGATTGATCACCGAGACAGAATCGGTATAGGCGCCTTCGCAGCCCCACTGGTTGGAAGGAACGTCGACGCTGGAGTGCGCCTGGGCGGCGATGATGTACTGATGCGCGACGAAACTCTCATCGAGCTGCGAGGCGAACATTCGGTCGGCCAGAACGAACTCGTGGGCCATGTCGAAGTACGGTTTGCTCTCACTATGCGGAACGTACACGTACTGTCCGTTATGCGGTCCACCTTCCTGAAATTCTTTATTGAAACCGTTCATGCGGCAGTGCGTCCCCGGCAGCTTCCCGGTGCCGTGGCACGCGCTGAACATCGCACGCGCCGAATGATCGATCTCGTAGGACACCTTCAGGCTTACCGGCTGCAGGACGATCTTCTGCCCCGTCGTCGTCATGCCGCTCGAAACGGTATCGGCTCCCGGATAACCCTGGAACAGATTGTCGAAGCTGCGATTCTCTTGCACGATGTAGACGACGTGCTCGATCTTCCCGCTGCCGGTCGTCGCGGCCGCGCCGAAGGTACCCGCACTCGCAAGGGACGGCAGTGAGGAATGCAATCCCGTACCGCAGCCGCTTAACGAGAGCGACGACAAAGCCAGGATCGCAGCGATCCGCGTTGGGTTCATCTACAAAAGACCTCTACTTCCGCGAGCGATGCCCTCGCGATTCGAAAAGAACATGATGAAAACGCCGAGCCGTTTTTGGGGCCCTACAAAGAGAACGTTCCGATGCGCTCGCGCGTTCTCCCGTCCGCGCATTTACGGTCACAAAAAGGCGCTTGCATGCAGCCGGCGGCCTTCGGCCCGAAGTGGCAGGTAGGAATGCCGCCCAGATGGTAACACAGCAAATTCCCAGACCATACCATCAAAGGAGCTTTTGTGAAGGGACCCCTTAAACTTATTGTGCCGCTCGCAGTGGCACTCGGAGTCGCGGCCTGTAGTGCCGGCGGCTCCTCAAACGTGCCGTCGGTGTCCGGACTTGCGGGCCTCGGCGCGGCACACGTTCCGGAGTGGGCGCACTCCGCATACCCGGCCTGCGGCGGAAGCCACATCGGCCAAGCGCAATGCGACGCGTTGGTCCCTTACGACCAAAGCGTCGGCAAGATCCGCCACAACGCGTACCCCGGCTGGAGCGCCTCGGAGCTCGAAAAGGCCTATAATCTGCCGTCATCCTCGGGCGGTAAGGGTCAAGTCGTCGGCATCGTCGACGCCTACGACAATCCGAACGTCGTCACCGACTTCAACACCTACCGTTCCGGCATGGGCCTTCCGAAGAGCACGCTGCTGAAGTACAACCAGAGCGGGCAGCAGAGCAACTATCCGACAGGCAACAAAGGATGGGGCCTCGAGATCGATCTCGACGTCGACATGGTTTCGGCGAGTTGCCCCAACTGCAAAGTCATCCTCGTCGAAGGAAACTCCAACGCTTGGAGCGACCTCGAGGCGTCCGAAAAAGAGGCCGTGAAGTTGGGCGCGACGATCGTCACCAACAGCTACGACGGCACCGGCGGCAGCGAGTCCGACTACGACACCAAGGGAATCACGTATCTGGCCAGCGCCGGCGACACCGGTTTAGGCCTCGTCGACCCGGCCACGTTCCAAAGCGTGATCGCGGTCGGCGGCACCGTTCTCAGCAACGCCAAGGGCAAACGGGGCTTCAGTGAAGTCGTTTGGCCCGGCACCGGCGGCGGCTGCTCCAACACCGGAGAAGCCAAGCCCTCGTGGCAAAAGGATCCGAGCTGCACTCTTCGCACGGGTAACGACGTCTCCGCGGTCGCGGTTGCGGCCGGCGAGTACGACAGCTACCAGTACGGCGGCTGGATCGCAATCAATGGCACGAGCGTCTCGTCGCCGCTCGTCGCCGGCATCGTCGGGCTGGCGGGCAACTCGACGAAGCAGACCGGTGGCGAGAACCTCTGGAAGCTCGCCAAGAAGAAACTGAAGAAAGAGATCAACCCGGTAACGACCGGCAGTGACGGCTCCTGCGGCGGCTCGTACCTCTGCACCGCGGGGACCAAACAATTCGGGACCTACTCCGGCCCGGACGGCTGGGGAACTCCGAACGGGGCCAAGGCGCTCTAGCGACCGGCCGTCGAGGCAAGAAAAGAGGGCGGGCGCCGCGGGCACCCGCCCTCTTCATTAGCGGCGAGCTCCTGCGCTCGTTTACTGGGTATCGGGCATGCGGTCGTCGGCGGGCTGCTGCAAGAAAAACTGCGGCCCGTGCGGCGCATCGATCGGCACGAACTTGCGGGGTCTCTGCGAAAAATTAAGAGTGTCGGCCGCCGGCGAGGTTGCGCGCCGGTCGGCCGCGGAGAGTTGAGGCAATCCGAAAAGATCTTCGGCGTAACGCAGCACGCTGCCCGTTTCGTACTGCACGTGCGAAACGTAGTTCTTCTTCGCATATGCAGAAATCACGATCAACGGCACGCGGAACCCGACCCCATCGTAGCCTCGGTGGGGGGGCGGCACCGGATCGAACGTCCCGCCCCAGTCGTCCCACTGCACGAAGATCACCGTTGAGTTCCAGAATTTACTCTTCCCGACCGCATTGACCAGCGAGGTTACCCACGAGGGCCCAAATCCGCCGCCGCACGACATGTGATCCGAGTTCTCGCACGTCGGCGTGATCCAGGTAAAGTTTGCCAGCTTACCCGCCGCTACGTCGGTGAGGAATTTTTTCTGGGGAACGATGATGTCCTTAGGCCAATCGGGCCCGCGGAAGATGTGCTTTACCGCCTGATATGACGACCAGAACCCGGCCAGCGGCTGAGAGTATTTGCCGGTATAAAAACGCCAGGAGAGACCCGCCGCGTCCAGCTCGTCTCCGAGCGTTTGATAGTCGTAGCAGGGGCGTTGGGTACCTTGTATCGTTCTCTGCCGCGTGATGATCTCGACTCTGTCGCCCGGCGCGGCTGCACACCCCCAGGCTCCGCTGGGAACGTTTACGCTCGACTGCGCCTGGGCGGCGATAATGTACTGATGCGCGACGAAGCTTTCATCGAGCTGCGAGGCAAACATCCGATCGGCCAAAACCCATTCGTGCGCCATATCGAAGTACGGCTTCGATTCGGAGTGAGGAACGTAGACGTATTGGCCGTTTGGAGGGCCGCTCTCTTGAGTCTCTAGGTTGAAGTGATCCATACGGCAGTGGGTCCCCGGCAGCTTACCCGTGCCGTCGCACGCAGCGAACATCGCGGCGGCGGTATGGTCGACGTCGTACACGACTTTGAGGCTCACGGGCTGCAGCTTGATCGTCTTGCCCAGGGAGTTCTTGCCGCGCGATACCGTATGGGCGCCGGGGTAACCCATGAACATGTCGTTAAAGCTGCGGTTTTCTTGGACGATGTACACGACGTGCTCGATCTTGCCGGCACCGGCCGCCGAACTGCCCGTCAGTTTGAGAGCAGCCGAAGCATAGGGCAGCGTCGCGGGCCGATAACCGCTCGAGCACGCGCAAACGGCCGCGCAGGAGAGCAAGCCGAGCGCGCCGCGATAATCTTTCATCGCGATCGAATTTGTGCTCTCTGCAAATCGATTCCCTTTAAAAGAAATGGGCCCGCCGAAGCGAGCCCATTTCAATCGGTCCGTACCGATTTACACCGTCGCGGTGTGCGTTACTTCTTGACCGAAACCGAGCCGATCGGGCCGTCGAAGCTTCCCGAGAGGGTCGCGACGGCGTTGCCGCCGGCCGGGTATTTGAACACCGTGGCGTTCTCGTTTCCGGCATCCGGGCAATAGACGAGTTTTCCAGCAATCCACGTCTGGACGCAGTCAGAGGTACCGTTCAGAGCAACCGTACCTTTGACGGTCGCCTTGCTGCCTTTGACCGTGTATTGATAGATATCGTGAGCTTCCTGGTCGTTGATCGTGATGTACGTTCCGTCGTACTGCACTTGACCCGGGAACAGGATGCTGTTCGACACGGTGATCGGCGAGAACGTCTTGCCGCCGGCCTTCATCTCCGCAAATGCGAAGGTGCTGCCGGCGTTTTTGCCGTCAACGAAGAGATCGCCGGCCTTGTCGTAGCCGAGGAAGTAGCTGCTCGCCAGACCGTTGCCAATCGTGGTGCCTGAGCCCTTGCCACCGGCAAACACAACGACATCGCCCGCTCCGAGGATCGAAACGGCGACGTCGCCCTTGCTGTTAACCGAACAGCCAGCCGGCTCGCCGGCCGTTACGCTGAGCGTTGTGATCGGGGACGTGCCGCCGGCCTTGTACTCTAATACCTGGTCGGAACCGGAGGAAACGACCCACCAGGTTCCTTTGCCGTTCATCGTGCACATGCCCTGAGGATCGGTCGAGCCGCCGACGGTGCCGACGGACGAGTTGCTCTTCGGGTAGTTGAACTCAAGAATCGAGCTGGCGTAGAAATTCGAGATGTACTCGTCTGCGCTTTTCTTCTTGTGCTTATCGGGCTGTACGGGGATCTGGATCGGACGCGACTGCGGCAGTACCGCCGACGCAATGAGACGGCCGTTATAGGACAGCGTCCCGCCCGGGCCCCGGCCCTGGGGGCTCATCGTGGGGTTGAGGCCTGAGTTTCCGCCCGTGCTGCATCCCGCGAGCAGAGCGGCAGCCACGGTTACGCCGACGGCGTAGTTGGCTAGACTCGAGATCTTCATTTAGAAATTTGCTCCATTTCTTTCATGAAAGTGTGTATGGGGGTCACCAGGCTCTCTCGGCAAGCCTGATTGGGGACTCCGTGGCAGGTAGACCGTTTGACCCTGACAAGGGAGTATGGCGTATCAGCCTCCCGCATTCAGGACGGACTACATTAGTATGGGGCTCCCGCCCCGACGGTTAGCGGTTCCCGAGAGCATCCCCTGCCTTGAAATTTATGCTAGTCGGCTTTTTCGCGCGCAAATTCGCTCGCTTGTTTAGACGCGCCAAGCACATGCTCTATCCCTCAGCGATACTCGTTACAGCCTGGACGAGCGAGTCTTTTCCTTTGGTTGCCGTTTTGAACGCCATCTGCACGTAATCGACGACCTCGGGGAAGCGCCGCAGGTAGCCGGTGATAAATCGCCGCGAGAAGATCCGCTTTGCCGAAAGATACTCCGCTTCGTACAGCAGCAGCAGATTGGTTACGATGAAGTGGCGCATCGCGCTGCCGCGTTTGACGTGCACGCGCCATCGCTTCGAGATATCCACATTGGTAAAGACGGTATTGCGCAGCGAGCCGGAGAGTACGGCGGGGTGCACGGTTACCGCGCTGTCGTAGGCTTCGGGCATCCGCTCCAGCCGCTCGATCTTGCCGGTGCGAAAGTCGACGCACCAATACTCGGGGCTGGGCTTCTCGATCGGGAAGACCCAACGAGCATTCATCAACGGTCGTAGAAGCCGCGTCGCTTTAAGAAACTTGGTGAAATAGTTCGAAAAGTCGTCGAACGCAATGTGCTTCTGATCTTCGGATCCGTACGCTTTTTCAAGGCGTTCTTGCACTT
This genomic window from Candidatus Cybelea sp. contains:
- a CDS encoding alkaline phosphatase family protein — its product is MKDYRGALGLLSCAAVCACSSGYRPATLPYASAALKLTGSSAAGAGKIEHVVYIVQENRSFNDMFMGYPGAHTVSRGKNSLGKTIKLQPVSLKVVYDVDHTAAAMFAACDGTGKLPGTHCRMDHFNLETQESGPPNGQYVYVPHSESKPYFDMAHEWVLADRMFASQLDESFVAHQYIIAAQAQSSVNVPSGAWGCAAAPGDRVEIITRQRTIQGTQRPCYDYQTLGDELDAAGLSWRFYTGKYSQPLAGFWSSYQAVKHIFRGPDWPKDIIVPQKKFLTDVAAGKLANFTWITPTCENSDHMSCGGGFGPSWVTSLVNAVGKSKFWNSTVIFVQWDDWGGTFDPVPPPHRGYDGVGFRVPLIVISAYAKKNYVSHVQYETGSVLRYAEDLFGLPQLSAADRRATSPAADTLNFSQRPRKFVPIDAPHGPQFFLQQPADDRMPDTQ
- a CDS encoding alkaline phosphatase family protein, whose amino-acid sequence is MSLTRRAVAIAAGAALASCSRGAAPPAGFAALPAAEYRAAATPIEHIVVVVQENRTFNDLFATFPGTAGTTIGREFLDGATRQIALAKVHLESPNTLRHTYPAYKTAYRDGNMDGFNHIIYQSTGKPEGSAPYQYVDPSDIAPYWDIAKDYAIADRFFQTQGSGSFTAHQDLIRGDTQISATESLIDDPTLSPWGCPAEKTSKTSLITTALKYEKNKGPFPCTSSFPDGGKNYATLADLLDAKGVSWKYYTPAWRGETGSHWNAFLAISSVYGNSKEWNAHISQPEKNILGDIDRGALPSMSWVIPDGINSDHSGYPSDTGPSWVASVVNAIGRSKYWKSTAVVILWDDWGGLYDEVEPPTVDRQGGRGFRVPLLVVSPYVARNKISHTTYEFGSVVRFIEDTWSLGRLGTTDQSSASIAGIFDFHQTPRPFIAIPSRRSRAYFLKQPPSGLPVDDE
- a CDS encoding alkaline phosphatase family protein, which gives rise to MNPTRIAAILALSSLSLSGCGTGLHSSLPSLASAGTFGAAATTGSGKIEHVVYIVQENRSFDNLFQGYPGADTVSSGMTTTGQKIVLQPVSLKVSYEIDHSARAMFSACHGTGKLPGTHCRMNGFNKEFQEGGPHNGQYVYVPHSESKPYFDMAHEFVLADRMFASQLDESFVAHQYIIAAQAHSSVDVPSNQWGCEGAYTDSVSVINHQRQYDGDQRPCFDYKTLGDELDDAGLSWRFYTSAYSEPLGGFWSGYQAVKHIFNGPDWKKDVITPQKRFLTDIKAGHLASFTWITPLCEDSDHLSCGGGMGPSWVTSLVNAVGKSKFWDSTVVFVQWDDWGGLYEHVPPPFRGYDSLGFRVPLIVISPYAKKNYISHKQYETASVLRFAEDLFNLPQLSAADARALSPAGDCLNFAQKPRSFVPIKAPQDAEFFLRQPADPRIPDEQ
- a CDS encoding sulfotransferase — its product is MATSETAKPQKFSVPAPFYWSVRGVHAAAPLFVALGNLESKMLERRIATQSIDRPVYICGLPRAGTTITLQMLSEHPDVVTHKYADFLMPYMPYVWNQVFPRIPVDAMRKPVPRIHRDRIQVTRDSAEMGEEILWEHFFPFIHDESKYSVLDGSTSNPGFERFYVDHLRKLELVRGRTRYVSKAIMCVVRMQYLRRLFPDARFLLYVRNPIDHIASMIKQDRIWAELERDDPRQIEIIELTGHHEFGPHQVMANVGSPEVLHEIRRLFDAGQVVQSRARYWAYVYGFIARQIADDPQLKGRVCVVRYEDLCSDSLATIDRILAHTGLAPEGFAATREAYGKKLSFPDYYKPVFSAGELADITAVTSPVAESFGYDVGSIAQRASAAAAP
- a CDS encoding S8 family serine peptidase codes for the protein MKGPLKLIVPLAVALGVAACSAGGSSNVPSVSGLAGLGAAHVPEWAHSAYPACGGSHIGQAQCDALVPYDQSVGKIRHNAYPGWSASELEKAYNLPSSSGGKGQVVGIVDAYDNPNVVTDFNTYRSGMGLPKSTLLKYNQSGQQSNYPTGNKGWGLEIDLDVDMVSASCPNCKVILVEGNSNAWSDLEASEKEAVKLGATIVTNSYDGTGGSESDYDTKGITYLASAGDTGLGLVDPATFQSVIAVGGTVLSNAKGKRGFSEVVWPGTGGGCSNTGEAKPSWQKDPSCTLRTGNDVSAVAVAAGEYDSYQYGGWIAINGTSVSSPLVAGIVGLAGNSTKQTGGENLWKLAKKKLKKEINPVTTGSDGSCGGSYLCTAGTKQFGTYSGPDGWGTPNGAKAL